The sequence below is a genomic window from Hippocampus zosterae strain Florida chromosome 7, ASM2543408v3, whole genome shotgun sequence.
CTGACCTCTAGCGACCAAAAGAGAAAATGACAGAACACAATTCGCActtgcaggtaaaaaaaaaaaaacaacattcggCTTCATCTTCGATTATTTCAAATTTATTCACTTCCTGATCTGGTAGTAGGACGTTCAACCGCCCCAAATAAATAACTGAGTGTGGAGTCAATTGTTCCTTGCTTCATGCAACTTTCAGAGAGCACAATTACCAAATTGGTTAGTTGGATCAGTTTACGCAAGGACAAGAGTTAGCTTTCTAATTTGTTTTGTATCCTTAATTTAGAAATGTCCTCTGTTGTAAGCTATTATTTAATATTCTGTGTCCTCTATTGCTGCTGAATTCCCTATTATGAGACGAATAAAGTTAAGGGTTAACATCTTATCGAAACAGGAAATACCAACGCTCACATActaaacaaaagcacaaaagtAACTGGACTTTTCCAATTTTTATTACAATTTTCTGTACATCACACATTTACTTCAGCTCCTTGACAGCCAGAcctgcaaagacaaaaaaaaaaccccaacaacaaacgCATTAGACCAACCGATATCATTGGACAAAGCAATTGTGTGTTTATTAACACTGACCGGGAGGAAGTGACTGCTTGAGCTTCTCTGCCTTTTCCTTGTCAGTGATGACCAGCGTGTACAGATATCTGCTGCAGCGCACCTTGAACTTGACATTGTCCTTGTTTTTCTTGATCTTCACGGCtgggcacacacaaaaatgtttacatcTTCAACTGTGAGGCTTGAACTCCCAAGAAAAAGTACTTAATGTAGACCACCACTGTAATGCCGGGCTCTATACATACACTTGGCATCCTTTCTCCTGGCAGTCAGCAGGAAATCTTTGATTTCTTCAATCTTGCGAGgctacataaaaacaaacaaaaacattaggaTGACACTTAGGAAATTCATATTCACAGAACAGAATGCTAAATCATGAATGTTAATGGACCGGTGGAACCAAGCTTTCTGTATCAATCCGAAAGTCAGCACTTGGTCCATCGTTAGTCTGGCAAGTGTAAAAATGCACCACAGGCACAGCAGCCTGGGATGCTTGGACACCTTGCTGCTCAGTGTCAAATACACTGTTGTCAAGTTATCAGCATATAcggtacatacatatatatgaaGTTGTATTATTGACACTTTTAGGGAGGAAGGCGTCCTTTATTCGAGAATCTAGCTATCAATTGTGGGTGTTGGTTCCCTAACCAGCATGAATAGAGGTTACTGCACTCAACATACACACTCGATAGATCACGTTTGCTCGGTTTCAACCAGACAGGACGCCATGCTAATGCTAAGAGCATTAGCTCGGGGTTAGCTCCGATTCACAACCGCGGTACAACAATGGTCGATTTATCGCCCAATACTGACGTCAGGTTGTAGTTTAGGGACAACGCTGTCAGGTAATAAGAGTTAATGGATGagtttgtgacattttgtgttGCTTACCATGGCGCCGTGTCAGCGGACTGAACGCTGAGGGAAGAGCAGAGACACGGGAGTTAGAGAATCGGCTACAACATAGCACACAAAAGCTTCAGGCAAGAAATTGAGTGGTCAAAATGTAGCTAAGGAAGGGTGTTAACATACGATACCAAAATTGGGatgaagtgtgtttgtgttttaaagGATTGGTGAGGATTACAAATAGATGTCAGTGTTAGAATGTTTACCTGAGCCTTACtggcaaagagagaaaaaaaaagaggcggtACTTCCGGTGTGGCGCGTTGATATACCAGAGTAAGGCGAGCACGGAGGGtcaaaatattttggacttttgaGGATTATAAAACATTTTGGGTTAATGTTTAATACAGCAAATGTGATCTAAACAGGATGTCATTTACATCAATTACTTGTATGTTTCGGTTCACAGAAATTAGGATGTGTGCATTAATTTTAGCGTGAGGCCCAGTTCATGCGCGCgtgtagcgtgtgtgtgtgtgtgtgtgtggcgcgcgtgtgtgcgtgtatttatGATAGCTTTAAAATACCTGCTTTTAATTATCCGTTCAAAAAAAGCTCGGTAAGCCCTGCCAATAATTAACATCAGGAGAGGTCCTCTGAGCTGAGCAGTTCGCGCTTGAGTGGCAGGATCGGCCCATTAAGTGGCAGGATGGGACCGTTTCCATGGAGACAACACGATGTTACGAAGATGACTCGACGACCGGAACCCCTTTTTTGCCTCTCCCCACAATCACCCTATAAAGCATACCAGTAAGTCAAGCTCCCACTTCCAGGCGCCCAACAAATGTCTGGACTCCAATGAGCCTTTATAGAATTGCAACAGTCTCGTGTCAAGCCTTACAAGATGGACAAAAGTGAGTCCGGAGCGGTCACGTTTTTTCTAAAACATTGCAATTGCGCTAATGGACATTAGAGGGCAGTATTATCGCGCATGAGTAGCAGGGGTTTTCCAGCTCCAATGAGGGAGAAGAGCTTCATCCTAATCGGTCGCACGTAGCTGATAAACACTTGCTATGAAGTAGTGTTATAGGGCCAGGTTATAAATCAGGGATTCAAGCAAGGGTTCTGAGGTCAAACAAAGGTTTACAGTCAGGAGTAGGGTGTCAACATAAGATTCCAAGCTTGTGTTAGGGGTTTAAAAGCCTGGGTTAGAGGAACAAACAacgtttagggtttcaaactaaagTCAGGGTTTGCAAGCCTGGATTTACAGCAAAGGCTGGATTTTTAGGGTTCGAGGATTACAAGTCAGGGTTTCAAACAGGGATTGTGATTTCAAGCCTTGGTTACAGGGTGGTTCCCCCCCGGCTCACATTAAAGCAGTGGTTGTTCCATTTTAAGTGGTCACAAACAACCACATGCAATTACATGAAGCAATTACATGAATGCACATTAAATCATTCCATAAAGCATGAAAGTAATCAGTAATTTATTAAACAACGAGAAGTGCAAATGAGATTCTTTCGGCTGTCACCTGCGCGGCTAAATCGGACTGTCTTCAGAATGGATTTGCCATGTTATGTGTAGCCACTTAAAATGGAACTCAACCCTTGCAGACATCGTAGGGGGAGCTGTGGATTCACCAAAGTGGAATTTTGTGAGCCGTGGCTGGTTTGAGTGTTATTTTTGTATCAACATTTGCCGACTGGATGAGTCAGCCACTGCAGCCAAaacttgaaaataataataattatcatcATGACTTCTCCACACGGGGACAGCAATCAGGAAGTTCACTTGCTGTGCTTCAGCAGACAATTTggttccacttttgtttttgcagatcAAGATGGACGGCCAACCAGTTCCATCCACCGTTTGGATAAAAAGcaaataatacaatataatctatctttatttatagagtgcttacacaacagctgcaacaaaCACACTCCACATGCACCCGTCAAGGGAAATTAAGCTTACTTGTGATTTCATAtcattttgtaaatatttcaaTCACTCCTGAGATGACAGCACAGGGCGAATGATTATTTGACGTTTTAGGGTAGTGTGAGCTCTTGTAACTTGAATTTTGAATGACAGTTACTCTTTTTTTGTAAGAAATATGTCATTAGTTTATCAGCATTTGTATTTGTAACTTAAGTTTTTCCACAAATCAGTTTGTTTGCGTCTCCAATTCCTGTGTCGTTTGGAATTCGCTGGTTTGTTAGCTTAGCATGTTTGAAAGTAGCTTtagtatgctaatttgttggtttcttttttttttgtgcaaacctGCGAATTTGTAAGTTATATTTTTCGAATGTAACGACTGGTAGATGGATTGTTTTTTAACATCTCATGTTTTTAAGTAGCTGTAGAGTTTGAAATTCCTGTTTCAGGCTAATTGGTTGGcgtctcatgtttttttttcttttttactcgcTCCAAAATTTATAACTCATGTTAACATCTCATGTTTTTATCCTTCAATAAAATCATGCTTTAGCTCACCAGAGTTTGTAACTTACCTTTTTCACTCACTAACTAATGTGGTCTCCTGTATCTTTTTGCTTGCGTAACACTTGTTACTGATTTGCATTGATAACTAACTAGTTTGTCATGTTTTCAGGCAGCTGAAGTGTTCGCATGTTTCCCATACAAATTAAGGCATGACGATTAGAAGTGACTCCATAAATTGATCGAATCCAGAAGCAAGGTTGAAAATAGACTCTCCGCCTCACCGTTCCAACAGGCCCCGCAGTCACATTGCCGCTTAATCGGTATTTAAAGAACTTATCTCACTGTGTGATACCAACCGTTGCCCTAAGAATTCATATTACCATCTTTAGCTTTTGCGTCGTCGCCTAATTACCGGGGACAAAGAGCAGCTGGAAGGTACGCGGGTATTAGTGGGGGGACTAATGAtccaagtgaaatgaaaacagcAAGTGAGATATTGAAATTCGCCGCGATAATGATTAAGCCATCAGCACGACAGAATTAAAATGTCTTGGACACACACAAAGTATGAGGAGCCCGTGGAGCGTTTTTGCCACTTTTGCGAGCACACTGACAATGAAATTGTAGACTTTCAAAATGTAATTGCAATTGGTCATACATATGCAGCCAATGAGACTCAGTATTATAACTGGGAAAGACACGTCCAAAGTGTCCATGGGTTTTAGGAATGTGATTAAGACAGACCcagaccaggagaaaacccagacTGTTGGAAAGTGTTCAGCCCGACATTGAACTCATGTTGATTAGAAAGTTTTAAGGCAATCACTCTAGAGTTTTTGAAAGTGTGAGAAACATGAAGAAAAGAATAAGGGAGGACCTCTTGAACAGGACTGAACGCCATCAGGAACTGTTAAATGTTAGAATTATGGTTCCTCGAAAATTTAAAGGACAAGAACACGCTCCACAGCGTTGATGGGCATTTTCGAGTGTgatatgcaccaaaaaaaaagtctgattgaCAAaggatatatatgtgtatatatatatatatatatatatatatatatatattacaaatgATACCCATTTTTTAATAACTTGGCacagcaacaagaaaaaaatctgcatgccaaatagcttttttttattaagctTCCATAGCGCTCAAActaagaagaaggaaaaaaaatctcattggaTGAAGCTTTGCTGAAAGCTAAATTCTGACAAAATAATCGGCATGAACTGACAACATGCCATGCctgagaacaaaacaaaacaaaacaaaacatgacccccaccaaaaaagcaAAATTATCCACTTGTGACTGAAAATAACATCTATGTGGGTTTCTTTTAGATTCAGACAGATAATTTGAATgccgtacattttttttattacccaCAATCCTTTTCTCACACCAatctaaaaaacattttcaggtgCTTAGAAGAAAACATATTCACCAcaaatcattgtttttttcagatggtcggggaggaaaatggaaacgtttaaaaaaaaaaaattctcaaataagAAACCTGAAACATCGAAGCATTTTAACAATGGATACCATATGCACTTTGTTACCTTCCACCACTGTAGCTAACTAGCATAGCGTAAGGACATGCAGATTTTTCTGTCCAAATGTCGCAGTAACATCGGATGATCTGCGGTCTCTATCAATGAAACGGCAAAAATTGATGTTTTGTAAGGTGCCCATTGCCGTGACCCCCGCCCCAGTGTGACGCGACTAAAGAGTCAAGAGGCTGAAGTAGCCGCGGATGTCGATCGTGGCATTATAATTGCCCCTCAACCGCGCGGTGTCCTACCCTATCTAAGTCTCTTTGCAGAGCTGCTGTGACAGGTGCACGGCTTCTCCATGAATTATGGAACACCCCCGTGGGGTAAATGGTGGTCCAAAATGCGCTGAATTGCCCAGCAGCCTTCATCCGCGTGACATCGTTCATCCCATACAAATTCAAGCGACAGCGCGCTGTCCTTTGTTAGATTGCTGCCAAGGTCGAAGTCTTCAAATTCCAAAAACCGCATCGAGAATCCATCGGCAACAAAGTCAGGAAATAAACCCACAAGGCATGCCTTCAGGACCCCACCAACGCCCCAACAGCCCAACCCCCCTTCTTTTGCTGGCTTTTTGGCTCACATGTTAACAAGGTCAAACAAAACGCCTCTATCATTAATGAGCGAAAATGGCCTCTTGTCTGAGGGAGACGGGTTCACTCGAGGCTCATCATTTGCTCCAAATTCACGTTTTACGCCACCAAatcattttggatgaaaaatattGCTCTTAAATATACGGACCCTACAGCAGAACTAAAAATCGAtgcaaaatgaaagaataaataacgaTAAATAGTGGACATTCAAATTAATGTCACAAGGTACCTTTTTTCCTCTCAGAAATGATCAATGGCATTGATGAGTCAAGTATCGATCTGGATTTTTATCAGAGGAAAACTTTTGAGAACAGATTACTGCAGATGATTCCGCAGTCTGATGGGTTTTACTTTGACAGAATCTCAATGCGATCTTGTCTCCACTTGCGCTCCAAAGACCCGCAGACACTCTTCTTGTCGctccagttttttaaaattacctcGGGTAAAATCTGGACGAACAGTTCCACAATGCTGTCCAGCCAAGGTCTTCTTTTTGCAAGTCCTACCCAAGTCCATTTTTTGGTGTTTATTGCACTCCTAAGGGTCGTGCGAACTCTGGAACACTAATCTTTTGTCTTTTAAATGTTACTATCACCAAGAGTCTCGTCTCAGGCTGAATTGTTCCTGATGGTGTTCAGTCCTGGCGCTCTCTCACTATGTCCTCCGTTACCATTACTTAAAATTTACTGTCTCTGATGGCATCTCTGCGTGAAAggatctgacaaaaaaaaaaggtgaacgaTATGCATGGAAGGATCACTGAGACTCAAAGAGAAATTTGGTTCCACGTGTTGTCGTGGTTGGGTGTGCAGACTTAGGAGGTGATTAAAAAGCCATTTGCACAATGACTGAGGCAGGTAATTCACCAGGCAGTCATCAGAAACCCAGTTAGCGTCCAGGAGAGGTTTCTGCGAAAGAAATAGTGGAGGAAGATGCTATATCAAATTGCTTCTGtgcgcaaccaaaaaaaaaaaaaaacgctcctgCTAAATCTCTGTAGATTTCAGTTTGCATTGTTCACCCGGCAGGGAATATGACAACCTAACTCGTACGTTCAATTAAGTCCGTCTATGTTCAGAACGTGAATGGAAAAAACATACCACAAGAGCGCAGGGAGGAAGAGAGGACTTCTTCTTTGAGCTGTGACCATCGTGTACTTATTGCATTGACATAATGTGGTTTTCTAATGTGTATTTGTACTCTACATTGACCAGCGGCTCTGCTTCTGTACTAATCTATTTCCATTCACGCCTTATTTGCTACCATCTTTCATTCCGAGCTCCATTATCTTTGAAAATTGCCTCCCGCTGTTTGACAATATGAGACCGCCTGACAAAATGTTCAGCACTCCTCGCACAGTGGAATATTTCGTACGGTCACTGTCTGATAACATTGTATGGCACCGCTGTGCAATATTTCCGACCTGACTTTATTAAACACGGTAAGAATGAGGTTTATTCCTAGGTGGATAGGGTCACAGTTGTACAGAGCACATGCACAAAATGCAGGATAAAGTGTCGTTGGTAAGATGGCAATTGCTAGC
It includes:
- the rpl38 gene encoding 60S ribosomal protein L38, translated to MPRKIEEIKDFLLTARRKDAKSVKIKKNKDNVKFKVRCSRYLYTLVITDKEKAEKLKQSLPPGLAVKELK